From the genome of Procambarus clarkii isolate CNS0578487 chromosome 66, FALCON_Pclarkii_2.0, whole genome shotgun sequence:
AAGAAATCCAGTATAGGCCCAATGAAGAGTAGAAGTGCCATAGGCAAAATCAGACaagactgtatgaacatcagaagtccatgactgttcaacatcctcccaataAACATAATTATTGCCAGAACAAAAGTGGACATGTTCCTGCAAGTCCAACCAGGTTGTGttagatatgtgggcctgtggccaCTACAAGCAATAGCCtgctggaccaagttatcacaagtcaagcctggccacaAGCTGGCTTGGGCAACAGAAAAACTCAAACTGACTCTAGGTatacagtacttacatactaAGTTTAGGATTTCACCTTATTCAAATCTTTGCTGCACACCTCCTGagatgtggatatgtgaaaacttcTCCATTTGCAATCCTCTTAACTGGACACTAAATGCTCTTCTGTCACCAACAATACAAAATGCTCCTGGCTAGGTAATGTATTAGTCATAAACATTAACTCATGGAACAAAGATTTGCACCATACTGTCAGACTGCATTATTCTGCTATCACCTCATCTCATAGGCTGTCCTGATATGGTCCTAAATATCCACTGACACAGATGGTACTAAATAGTCTCCCCACCTTGGTGGCTTTTGGTAGTTGCTTGCTTGCTCATTTTTTTccctcagggatattcctgcacaggttccaagcctctggctggcccactaacatCCCTTAATAATAGATGAATATGCTTCCTTTCcactctcgtattggcatcctgaaTGATATCTAAAAGCTCTTGAGTATTTTGTAACAAAGTGCTATATAACCTTCCTGGCTTAGTGCTTCATTTTGATAAATACTTACTTGATCTAAGAGACTTTGTGAAACGAGGTGTAAATTATAGGTACTGTATAATAGAAAATATAAACACCCATAACAAGTATTACAGACAAAGTGCGGGAATATACAGATTTGTGGCAAgcggaagctatatgtgtttcaaAGGAAGTAAGCTTTAATGTGTTAGTGTGAATAAATCATATTGAAAGTTATGAAAACAAAATAGAACATATAAAACGTGATCATAAAGTCTAGTGTTAAAAATTACGCAGGGTATGTAAAAGAAGTAATACAGGATGACAGGCCAACACTGATGGACACTAACAAATGTGGTTTCTttcttcataattttaaaactagctaAGCATCAGATCCCTCTCTTAAACTTTGTGTTTCAGTTACAAATAAGCAATAGATTCAGTATACAGTATAGGGCGCCCTCGAACGTCTAAATCACGTCGTTCTGGTGTTGATCCAGATTTTCTTAAAATCTGTGATTCCAGAATGTTTTATGTACCATAGTGGGTGTGTGGGCCTGCTTTTTACACTTAAAGGTGTGATTTCTTTTTCCATTTGTATTGGTCAAGTTTTAGTAAAGAAAACTTAAATTTTGTGATTGCTTTTTGAACATGTATGGGGTAATGGGTGTAGTTAATGATAAAACTCAGAgttcttaatatttcttacccTTAAGTATTTTTAGGCATTTTATGAAattccatgttttttttttttttaattactgtaCATGTTTTTATTTCACTAAACTACAACTGTTTTCATTAGTGAAGACAGATTAAAGGAAATTATTCTAGGTTCTAGATTCTAGAAGAATATTTTTAATCTTTCAGATCCTGAATATTATGGGAATGAACAGCAAGTCTCGTTTTTAATATAATTTAAGCTGTATATTTTGGCATGTGAATAAATATGAAGTTGCACATACTGTGCTTTTGTCTTTATCCTTGAATGATCTTTTGCCATTTATGAGTGTTTTTTATTTTAGGAATTTGTTTTTAAAAACACATAGCTAAACTGACCAATGGATCCAAACTGGACTCTTGTTTATGAATGGATTATAGCAGTACAGTGCAAGATGTAGATGTGAAGAGAAATATGTCTAATCAATTTTAAATGTATACAAGGTATTACTCTGAATTATATCATTTGGTCAGCTActccatatactgtatatactattTAATTAAGTAACAGTGTTTTGCTTTGAAATAACTTCTATAATGTTAAAGCAATTGTAGCACATTATGTTTGAGTGTGCTTTATTATACATTAGTTAACAGGAATAAAATCTGAAGTTACACGTAACTTTTACATTAATGTTATTTTCTGGGAGAGACCCGTGAATAGCACCCAGAGCTTTGGTACAACATTAGCCTAACACATCATGCCTCAGAGATCCATCCATTGCCTGTAGGGAGCCagaactagaatttggctctGTGAGGCAAGGGGGAGCAGGAGATCAGAAATCCCCATAAAAcaggaaaatccacagagcaacAAAACAAGCAATTACATGAAAGAAATTAGACACCCCATGTAAATAAAGCTAACGATCATTGCTGCAGGATAAACATACTGACTTGTGCAAATGCCACCATATAGCAGCCCAAGTCTCATCCAGCCTATTAATTAACTCTTCTTCCCTGGTATTATCAGCTTGATACCCATTGGCCTCAGTTTTCAGCTGTGCAGTGCTTGCTTTCCCTAGAACATTAGTTTTCCTGAGGGTCATTGCTTTGTATTCATTCACACTTCATGACTAGTGTTTATGCCACCCACATTGTGATTTTATTTTTGCTCAAGTCACCTGTGTGTGTTAGTGGCCTTGCACCTTAGCTAAGGGCACATTTGTGATTTTTTTATTCATGGCTGCTTATATGCCCTCCCTCACCAAGCAATGGAGGTTGAGGTTCAGTATTTGTGCTTTGCCCTGGCAGGCAAGCCCTTGCCTGTCTGAATGAAATTTGGGTGACTGGAATCCTTAATTTTTATGGGTTTATCATTTTGTGTTTTCAGCTGGGTTTGTATGGCTTTGCCATCTGATTTCTTGACTACAAAATTCACTTTCTCAAGATGTAGTATTTTTGTGTTTTTAGACCCCGTTGACCTTTCCTGTTGCCTACATCATGAAGTATTACTAGTAATGGGAACCTCATTCCATGGGGGTATGTGCCATTTGTCAACACTGCAATCTTCTCATGGCCTGCCTATTGAGCTATGGCCACTTTGTGGGATTGGACTTTACAATATAGGTTTTTCTGACACTGTCTATGGCAAGGGGTACAAATACTGATTTCTAGCCGTTTGTTGAGGAAATTTTCGCGCGTCTCTTCATCCGATACTTGTGCCACCTATCCGCCGACTTCCTCTCCTGCTCCTACCTTGGCTGGCTTAGATTCATTTGATGTTTCATTTTCTTTACTGGTTCAGGCTGCTGGTCTATCAGTGCCAGTCCTTTCCTGTCAATGGTGGCCATTTGCTTGTTTGATAATCACCACCCCATTGTTTATGTTGATTATCCTGATTATCCACTTTCCTTGCCCTTACACCTGTTTGTGTTTGCATTTTCTTCTCCCTGCTTCATCCACATTTTTTGTTGCCTTTGTCAGCTGCACATCATGTTGTCTTTAGTGAAGGTATCTTTGGGGACAGCTGCAATTTCACTAAGGATGAGTTGCTGGCTCAGAGGTAAAGCCTGCTTTGTTTGCTGTCTATTTCCTTTCTTGAGACTCTGGGCTCAGCAGGTGATGTAGGCTTCTTTCCTTGTCCTTCATACTATTTAAAAAGTCACCACGGTTATGTGAGAGCAGTTTTGGGGGCACTATTTATGTTTCATGCAGTGTTTGCAGGGGGCATGTTCTCTGCAGGTTGGGGCCCTTCATGAGCCACCTTTGCTCGTGGGGTCCCAGGTGGACGGTTCTgcccctacctaccttgaggctaccttgaggtgcttccggggcttagtgtccccgcggcccggtcgtcgaccaggcctcctggttgctggactgatcaaccaggctgttagacgcggctgcttgcagcctgacgtatgagtcacagcctggttgatcaggtatcctttggaggtgcttatccagttctctcttgaacactgtgaggggtttgccagttatgccccttatgtgtagtggaagcgtgttgaacagtctcgggcctctgatgttgatagagttctctctcagagtacctgttgcacctctgcttttcaatgggggtattctgcacatcctgccatgtcttctggtctcatgtggtgttatttctgtgtgcaggtttgggaccagcccctcaattattttccacgtgtaaattattatgtatttctcccgcctgcgctcaagggagtacagatttgggctcttagtcggtcccagtaatttagatgttttactgagtggattctagcagtaaaggatctctgcacgctctctaggtcagcaatttctccagctttgaaaggggctgtcattgtgcagcagtactccactctagatagcacaagcgttttgaaaagtatcatcatcggtatagcatctctagtgtgaaaagttcttgttatccaacctgtcatttttcttgcagttgtgttcCAGATTCTTCCCATCCATTGTCCTGACTCCGTCCCTCCAGAGGCTCCTGCACTATTAGACCTTTTCTTACAAGAGAAGGTTCATACATATAATGAATCTTTTCTTACAAGAGAAGGTTCATACATATAATGAATCTTTTCTTACAAGAGAAGGTTCATACATAGAATGAACCTTTTCTTACAAGAGAAGGTTCATACATAGAATGGCAAAACAGTTAGCAAAATCCTGAAAGAATTGGCGATTGGcgttatcttgcgatgatttcgaggctttagtgtccccgtggcccagtcctcgaccaggcctccacccccaggaagcagcccgtgacagctgactaacacccaggtacctattttactgctaggtaacaggggcatagggtgaaagaaactctgtccattgtttctcgccggcgcccgggattgaacccgggaccacaggatcacaagtccagcgtgctgtccgctccaaCCGACCGACCGGCGTGCTAAACATAGCTTCATAAACTTGAAAATTTAAGTTCCTGATACCTTCCTCATGAACAATATCTTCAGCTCGGATATTATGATGGATATTAACACAAATACAGCAGGTCTGTCACTCAGGCAGAGATGTTCAATGAAAGTAACTGTAAACTGTAGTTTTATATTTACATACACAGTACAATGTTATATTGTTATAAACATCAACAATAAATATTTTTCTTGTACATATTGATTGCTGATAGTCATTTGGTAATACAGTAAACAGTACTAGCTAATTACAGTAACTATAAATATGAATGTGGCCAGAGTATCAGCCAAGATATAATGGAGTATTCCCTTATCAATCATACTTTATATATTGGCTAACTTGTTATTGCTATGCTACTGACAAAGAACAAATTATTCTAGTTAAGATTTAACAAAATTTTGTTAGCGATCTTAAAAACAAATCTTAACCTGCATTCATTTTTGGAACCTTTAACTTTAACTTCTGATATCCAGTAATGTAAACAATAATAGATAATGAAAACTGTAATAGCTAATGTCAACTGTTCTAATATAAATTTTAGTGACTAATGTAAACAAGAAAATTTTTAtctctatacagtactgtatatgaaatcAAGATTCTTTAGAATTGTTGCCATATAACTAGAATTAAACGTACTAATTATGTGGCAAGTGGAATGAATAAAATGAAAGATGCACAGGTATATAATTTTAAGTATGTCAGCATCCTCAGGAGTTTGTTTCAGGTTTAGGACCCCCCATTACCTTTTATGAAGGGAAACTTCAAGTAATCGCCCTGTTTTGAGTCGCTCAATAATTCTGAGCAGAGAAAGGTACAGTATTTTCTTGTCGACTGTACAGTAAAATGGTATCACGGTAAATTTTGCCAACTTTTCCACTTTCGGAATTGGGACCTGATACTGTATTGAAAGTTGTACAGCTGAGCATCTAAAATACAACGTAGTTAAGGCCAAAcccattgtaggtacagtatttaaatccaagaatgtCAAAAATGCATATATTTTCCCCAGACTGTTCTgatttatggcagaatttgttttCTAATCAAGGCAAAATAATTACATGGTGTATGGTAAGGAGGGAGTGATGAGGTTTCGTAACAAATTTCAAATTTCTTGTccaatagcaaaaaaaaaaaaaaaaaaaaaggatttctGGCTTGATTTTTTATTCAATAAAAAATGACTATTGTACTGAATATATAATTTTGTCTTTATATTTTAGATGCTCAACTTCTGGAGCATTATATATCATGAGTAGATGTATGCCAGTAAAGAATACTGGAATACAGTAATTGTTCTCACAAACATGAAAAAGAATGTGTTGAAATGCAATTTCTACAATGTAGCACACAGGTTTTAAACTTAGTGATTTtcttatttattaaaaaatggaATGTCCTAATATGGGAATGTAAATTGATAATACATTTATGCATACTGTACATAAAATTAATAAACTGAAGATACAAATTTCTGCTGACCATTAAGCAACAACCTGGAAACTGCAACACTAGAtttttggacactgggatttattcttGGGAAATAGTCAGACACAGGAATAAAGGCCTGATAACACGCAAAACAAAATGTTGCTTAAAATTATgtatataatacaaatattattttGAATTTTAAGTTAAAAGGCAGCTATTAGGTCACAAATATATAAATGCTTTATTTCTGAAAGGAATATACTGTATTGTAAATACAAAATACTGTACAGGTGCCCTTGTATATAGAAAACATGAATGTTAAGTTTCTAAAAAACAAGAGTGCTATCTAAAAATGTGCTTTATAAACAAAAATTGGAATACGGTTACAATGCCAGTCATGGTGAAGTTCTACATGGATGTCCTGAGGTTTAGATAGTAATTTTTAATAATATGATCACAAACCAAGAAAAAATATATAGGGATTTGCAACAACTTTAGTTTACGAGGAAACAAAAGGATGGATgtgaaagtgggagagagaatgggggaagtgtgtgtgtgcagggtgaaatagtgagagagtgagtgggtGTGAGGAGTGAACCAAATCATGCAGCCCATCCTCGTAAACAAAagtcaaagtccattccatgcaccgtttatgaatgaaaaacggtttacacacaactcacgacgttcgaacatctcaaaaagtgcttcgctgacgactttttacagcattgtggttggaacaaatgcttcacctacgtacCACAAGTACAAATAATTgttaacagaacctaaacatctaacctaagcaatgcctaaatatgcacagtatgctaatatataactattaatttatattagaaaattcctattttgaaaacagcatattaaaattgatgaatgtgtctttggggtcgagCACTGggcggaatggacttggtctgaggacaggttgcatcaTGATTATCTTTGTGTGGACAGGTGAGCATGCTTTGAGTGCATGTTGTACAATTTAAATTATTGGGCACTCATATAAAAGTTTTGCTATAATAGGATTTCCAATAAGGGTCAAATATACACATCAATTTCTATAACAAAAACCACAATGGAACAAAGATGATTAGCTACAGTCAAGTTCATTACAGTGTAACTCCAACTATCCTAATTAACCATTATGTCTGGATGTCCAAAAACTGGAATTCTAGTTTAATTAAAGAATACATCATGAATATATTGTATAATTTTCCACTTTTTTTGTTATTGAATGTATGGCTACAAGTACCTATAATGGTGTTTAATGTGGACAAAATTATATGAGCATTTGTTTTTTTCCATATAAATGGGTATGCTCCCATTGATTCTCAAGTGATTTTCCAAAGTGAGGGGTGAAGAACCAGATACTGTACTGCATTTGCCTTCCAGTAAACCCGAGTCAAGAAAATGGGAATCCAGATAACAAAGCAATGTCACTTAAAATGCAATTCTTAGTGCCAAAAGAGAATAGCTAAAGTAAACTGTTCAGTAAGTGAAACTTATAAGGATTGAATAATGAAACCCCCTTTTCTGGTAGGGCCACTCTGTAGCCTCTTGAGATACAGTATAGCACTGGAGCTGCCAAGCCTTGGGTAACTGCACAAAGCCTGTAAGACCAAACCAAAGCCACTGGGAGACAAGGCCTGAATATAGCTCTCTACAAAGCATCTACTCCAGAAGCCTCACAATCAGGAAACAGTGCCATGTGGACCAGAAGTCACTGATTCCAGGCAGAGTCAAAAAGGGCCACCTACAAATGGCCAAATATATCAAAGCCAGAAGCAGAAAACCTTGTCTACCAACCACTGAAAGACCAGAGGGAAGAGACTGTCCATTGGGTTGTTTGAAATGTCCCAATTTGAAGCATCTATAGGCCTAAATACTGGGATTGGCAGAAGTCTGGCTACAGTATTCACAGACTAACTCTGCTGGGAAAGGGAATGACCTGAAATTTCCCCCATATAAGGCAATGGACCACTGAAGCACAATGCAAATTAAACCAGTGTATGGAGTACAATAGGTAGAGGGTAGGCTTGGGTTTGCCTCAAGAGGCCCCTTTTGTAATTTCCTTAGGCTTTGCAGCCCCAATTCAATAGTTTGGAGAGTTACTGAGGAGACCCCTCTTGGAAATTCTCAGAATAATGAATTATTGGGATTAGAATTTTCATACTATATGAAAACAGCCCACAAAATACATCCTATATTTATGCAATGTATTAGTATCGTTCTTAATCACCCATCATGCCAAGAACGGTATAGCTGCTCAATTAAAGTGATTTTGATTTGCTATCAATGGCTACAGTGTAGCCATTGATAGATGCAGAGATGTTCATGACAGTTTGACTGCCTTTCATACTTCTGGGCTGATTTTGTGCCATAATAGTTATTGTACACAGCCAATTTTTCCTGAGAATTAAACAGAAAAGCATACATGATGCATCTTCAATGATTAAAGCCTTTTGGGCCAAGGTTTCTATCGTGATTTCTGGCACAATGGGGTTAGATTACATCCATGTCTTCATCTAAGAAATATTAACTAGGTTACTATAAAATTTCAGCAAATGCTTTAGATCTGACTGACATAAAATACTAAAAATAATACAATATTGTCTATGATACTATATTAAAATCTATAAAATGGTAAATCGATGATTCTTATTGCAaagaaatatattgcacatacaatgTTATGTAAAAATAAAAGCTGCACAACAGTACAAACTTAAAAATGTCTAAAAATAACACTGTCACTCTCTTAATAAATAtagtttaaaatatttaaaagatCTTTACTTGGTCATGTCATCTTGTGGTGGTTGCATCTCGTTCACACAAGTTGCACCAGCATTTTCACTCAATACATTCACTTGCTCAGTAGCCTTCATATTTGGATTCAAAAATGTCTCTCTCTCTAATACTGCCATTGCTGCCATTTTAAGTTCTTTAGGGCTCATTACATAAATAACAGTTCTAGGCTGCATTAAAACACTTGGTTTGAATTTCACACCCGGCTGGCCACTACCAGAACCCTCCAGCCAGGAGGGAACATTCCTTGCCCTTTGTGTCATACTGTCACTTCTGGATTCCTGTTCCAttgaatttaataaaataattactAACAACTAACACTATTATTACTAATCTAATTCAACATTTAAAGCTTCTAGTTCTTACAACACTAACACAGTCAAGTATCAATACTGAATGGAAAAAAATGACAGGGTTCAGGAGTTAGTTGCACAGATAATGTATCCAAATTATTTACAAAATGCATAACTATAATAGTTTCTACAATAAAAAATGCTAAACCTAAAAATTCAagaaaaatacagtactgtaattacaaTTTCCCGTTCAAAATTTATCCATTTCTCATATTTAATATTAACATAAAAAATGTAATTTATAATGGTACTAAATGCCAATACTGCTACACACAATATTCatctatatactgtactataataATAAAATTAGGACCATATTTTAAATAATTAATCAACAATTGAAGtaattattgcaactttaataCTGTAAAACATTTAATGCACAGTTTAGATGTTACCATATTCCAAGCTAGATTCTGAGGAGGATGGGGACAGCTGTGGATACTGCTCGGGCACAGGATGAAGGTAGGGGTTTGGACGCCTTACTGGAATTCCATAGTAATCATCAGTATCTTCTGCTGAAGTATCTCCACCACCCCAGTCTAAACCTGTAGCTGCACGCTCAgttataatttgtttaaattcttGAATGGACTCATTAAGTGACCATAACTGACACAGAAGAGACATATCCAGCTGACGCAGGCCAACCTGAAAATAGATTAAGGGAGAAATGTAAAATATAAGGTGCTCTGAGGGTAAAGAGTATTTGTGAGTTCACGACTACAAACTAACCTAAAATTTTGCTTTGGAAATTCATGAATAAACTTGTTCTACTTTGATCTTGTAACAGCCTTATGAGCCAATCTAAAATTGCCAAATACAGTGAGActttaattagccaagtttttatTTACCAGTCTCTCTGGATAAGAGTAATGACAAATTTCTTGTTACTGTATATCAATTTACCATTACACTGGTGGGGAAATCAATAAAAATGCTGACCGcatcaatattaaaaaaaaatcaaaaattataatcaaaatgtttattcaggcaaatgtacatacatagaagatgagttattatcataatgttggatttatagatagaaccAGTACATCCAATACCTAAAGCCCTCATACGCAAGGTGTGGGGAAAACCCCCCacatagactaaaacttaatactaattgagattaaagtataaattgtgcagaaagaagaaaagaaaagaaggaGCGAAcgtggcagaaatcagcaattatacaagttggtcaacaaacagtatggtttgaaaatagcaagacatgggttgacaatttgGGTAGGTTAAATGGAGTATATTAACCAATTAGTCATCAAGCAGCACAATCATTAAAACCAAGTGTTATTCGAATAATATAAAACATTTTTACAATAATATAAAACAGATGGTATAAATTAAATCCTGTACTATACAGTGTTTGTTTAATGAGACATAGTAAGAGATGTTAAGATCGATGGCACTTTGATTCAGGTGGAATAAGGTggttgtgcagcccgtcctctcaaGCATTCACAACATACTAAACTCATTTACTAAATTGCCCAAACCTAACATACCTGAGGACCCACAAATAGAAAAAGGAACCAAGTCAAATTTGTGATTTTGACAAATGATTTTTGTCATGAAATGACTGAATTTTTATCACTacatcagtttttggccttagagcattcatacTTCAAAAaacttttaaattttaaaattcaactggaaaagatcatcagggcaaatggaggaacctttgacaagccgccaacttcctgtccCTGACGAAGCCATTAGtactagtggccctcaggtaaattcaggttggGTAGGGATGTAAATACTTTTCATCCACCATAACTAGTCTATGTGTTTTCCATTTTTTTCTGAAACAACTAGTACATCCATACACTATCATATCTCTAACCCTACTCAtgaaggacagaagaaagtgtacatacagtatgcTGGTTAGCCTTGCATAAAAGTATAGCTATtatgttaaaaaaaattattttgattAGTTTTAATTAGGAAAGATGTTACAGTAGCAGCATTAGTCATGCTCAATCAGAAAAGAAGAAGAGGGATGTTATACCTATTCAGGAAAAAATTAGATTGATTGGAAAGCTGGATAATGGTGCAAGTGATTTGAGTATGGCATTGGAATCAGCACTGTTTCAGACATATGCAGGCAAAAGCACAAAGTTACTGAAATGTGCTGCTGAGAGGGAGTCTTACTGCTTTGGTTTCAAAAGGAAATCTTGTGTTGGCAATGAATAAGGTTTAGAGCCAGCAGTGTTTAAGCAGTTCATGCAGAATCATTATGTAGAAACTGTGAGTGGAGATCAGGTTACTGTATATGCAATTATTAATACAGTATTTTAAAAAATGTGCTAATAGACTATCAATAAAATTTGTCTATTATTAGAACTCACCATTTCCTTCCTTAGCACAGCCAGCTGTGAGTCTAGAGTGGAAGGCCTACGTTGCCTGGTAGGCCCGTGTGCAGGACTTAATCTTGGGTTATTTCCAGAGATTGAACCAGGAACTGGAGGACTTCCTCTTGGACTGTGAGTTTTATTTCCTGAGGTGCATCCACTTGGATTTCGTGGAGATGTTGAATGACTTCGGGGTGATGAACGGGGAGAGAATCCCTGCATGGAGCCATTAGCATAGTATGGTTCAAATGCACTAGCACCATATCCCACTCCAGAATAATGGGAACGAGCAGATTCAGGACGCGAATCCATGCGTGACTCTGTACGTGAGTCAGCTCTCACAGGACTGTAACGTTCAGTACTAGGCTTCACTGGAGGACTGTATCTCTctactcctccaacaccacttccactacccccactgctaccaccaccagcaccttccCGTCGACCAGCTAAGTTGATCAGGCCACTCAGACTTTTGGGAAGAGGTGGCAGTCCCTGAATGGTTGTCATTTTTGCAATTTTATTATCAGATTAATGATTTAGTACATGAAGATCAACTCAAAGCAGATGTATAGAAGAAATGAGGTAGAGTATAATATATTAGTATTACTGCTACTTACAGCTCCTGAACCCTGCCAATGACAAATTAGTGAATACCCATATTTACACAACTACTTTCAGAAAAATTAATTAATGACCTTTCTAACATGTTTCATATCTTATTTATTTTCACAAAAACTACAAGAAGAAACAGTTTGTACAAAGAAGAAACAGTTTgtacaatttaatttgaatatagGAATCTTCAAAATCTGTAAGGAAAATAATATGCATTAGTAAACTTTAAAAATAAATGGagctaaatatatcaacacaaactagaacacgaaacaatggatatgaaTAGTATAAGTAGAGATTCAGAAAAGGCTTCGATAAACGCTATTTTGTAAATTTTATTGTAGATTTTTGGAACAAATTAAGGAGGCATGGGATTGTTGGATTGCTTCAAGCATAGGTCAGAGGGTTGTATGCATACAATGTGCCCTTATCAAGATGTGGTTGCATCAATTCCTTCATGATTATTGCAAACAATCCATGTGTGTCATTTTTGTCAGTGTCAATGTTGCTGCCAGTGTTCATAATCATTTCAATGACCAGTTCTGTATCACagtcatacataatgaataaCTTTGTCCAACTCTGCAGCAATTTGatggtacagtatatacataatgCTTGACTGAAACAGCCCTTAAACAGCATAAAATACTCATTAATCACAATATTCTGGGTTGGTATATAATAGGGCATGAACTCTGTATTCATCCCATTGAACAGGTGTCTAATTTTCTAGTGTACACACAACACGGGTTACCAAGAGTAAGACAGATCACAGCATACAGGTTATGTCTTATTCTACAAACACATCATGAGCAGTGAAGAGTAGAGTAGATCTCATCTTTATGCACTTCTGCCAAGAGTGAAGCAGACACATCTTTATGCACTTCTGCCAAGAGTGAAGCAGACACATCTTTATGTACTTCTGCCAAGAGTGAAGCAGATCACATCTTTATGCACTTCTGCCAAGAGTGAAGCA
Proteins encoded in this window:
- the LOC123769393 gene encoding uncharacterized protein isoform X1, with translation MTTIQGLPPLPKSLSGLINLAGRREGAGGGSSGGSGSGVGGVERYSPPVKPSTERYSPVRADSRTESRMDSRPESARSHYSGVGYGASAFEPYYANGSMQGFSPRSSPRSHSTSPRNPSGCTSGNKTHSPRGSPPVPGSISGNNPRLSPAHGPTRQRRPSTLDSQLAVLRKEMVGLRQLDMSLLCQLWSLNESIQEFKQIITERAATGLDWGGGDTSAEDTDDYYGIPVRRPNPYLHPVPEQYPQLSPSSSESSLEYGIQK
- the LOC123769393 gene encoding protein FAM89A isoform X2; translated protein: MDSRPESARSHYSGVGYGASAFEPYYANGSMQGFSPRSSPRSHSTSPRNPSGCTSGNKTHSPRGSPPVPGSISGNNPRLSPAHGPTRQRRPSTLDSQLAVLRKEMVGLRQLDMSLLCQLWSLNESIQEFKQIITERAATGLDWGGGDTSAEDTDDYYGIPVRRPNPYLHPVPEQYPQLSPSSSESSLEYGIQK